A genomic region of Gemmata massiliana contains the following coding sequences:
- a CDS encoding OprO/OprP family phosphate-selective porin yields MPVSPTPPALGTSAAPPTATPPMGAAPTADPMQTLDALRAPPPAPASAPSSSNTPLNDFWRNGLRFESADKAFSLAVGGRVQFDAVSYLTTTAMRRNVPGNNPLEDGVSFRRFRFDVGGTIYKNIEFYAQIDFVNGFVTSVADNRQSNVPAPTDLWVTYKDLPWVGNIRVGNQKPLYSFEHLTSSRFLTFLERSLGFDAFAEGFNNGFSPGITMFDTFAEKRGTWGVGVFKNTRSIFAYNVGRNETEVNGRVTYLPVYEDDGKLLVHVGLGAAARDLDQDQARFRARLDARNSPSAFSPLVADTGLFFGNHQQILVPELVAVMGSWSFQSEYYASWVGHAAAVGANNQRLADQGTVFMQSAYGEVAYFLTGEHREYNRETGTFTRVSPKTPVTWTRSGFTGCGGWQVAARYTYLDLNDKVVRGGQIHDMTLGLNWFLNPNMKIQSNYFLTARNAVGGAGDGLIHGFAVRTAIDF; encoded by the coding sequence ACGAGCGCCGCCCCTCCAACGGCTACTCCTCCAATGGGAGCTGCGCCCACGGCTGATCCGATGCAGACGCTCGACGCTCTGCGCGCCCCGCCACCAGCACCGGCAAGTGCTCCGTCTTCCAGTAACACCCCGCTCAACGATTTCTGGCGGAACGGGCTGCGGTTCGAGTCCGCGGACAAAGCCTTTTCGCTGGCCGTGGGCGGTCGCGTGCAGTTCGACGCGGTGAGCTACCTCACGACAACGGCGATGCGACGCAACGTCCCGGGGAACAACCCGCTCGAAGACGGCGTCTCGTTCCGCCGGTTCCGCTTCGACGTGGGCGGTACGATCTACAAGAACATCGAGTTCTACGCGCAGATCGACTTCGTCAACGGGTTCGTGACGTCCGTCGCGGACAACCGACAGTCCAACGTGCCGGCCCCGACCGACTTGTGGGTGACGTACAAGGATCTGCCGTGGGTCGGCAACATCCGCGTCGGTAACCAGAAGCCGCTGTACTCGTTCGAGCACCTCACGAGCAGCCGGTTCCTGACCTTCCTGGAGCGGTCGCTCGGGTTCGATGCGTTCGCCGAAGGGTTCAACAACGGCTTCTCGCCCGGCATCACGATGTTCGACACGTTCGCGGAGAAGCGCGGTACCTGGGGCGTGGGTGTGTTCAAGAACACGCGCAGCATCTTCGCGTACAACGTCGGGCGGAACGAAACGGAAGTGAACGGGCGCGTCACCTACCTGCCGGTGTACGAGGACGACGGGAAACTCCTTGTTCACGTCGGCCTCGGTGCGGCGGCCCGAGATCTCGACCAGGATCAGGCCCGGTTCCGCGCCCGTTTGGACGCCCGCAACAGCCCGAGCGCGTTCTCCCCGCTCGTGGCCGATACGGGATTGTTCTTCGGGAATCACCAGCAGATTCTCGTTCCCGAATTGGTGGCCGTGATGGGGTCGTGGTCGTTCCAGAGCGAATACTACGCGAGCTGGGTCGGGCACGCCGCCGCGGTCGGGGCGAACAACCAGCGTTTGGCCGATCAGGGAACCGTTTTCATGCAATCGGCTTACGGCGAAGTAGCTTACTTCCTGACCGGTGAGCACCGCGAATACAACCGCGAAACCGGTACGTTCACGCGCGTGTCGCCGAAAACCCCGGTCACCTGGACGCGGTCCGGGTTCACCGGGTGCGGTGGGTGGCAGGTAGCTGCGCGCTACACGTACCTCGACCTGAACGACAAGGTTGTTCGCGGGGGCCAGATCCACGACATGACGCTGGGTCTGAACTGGTTCCTCAACCCGAACATGAAGATCCAGTCCAATTACTTCCTGACGGCGCGGAACGCGGTCGGCGGCGCGGGCGACGGCCTGATCCACGGGTTCGCGGTGCGCACCGCGATCGACTTCTAA
- a CDS encoding SMI1/KNR4 family protein — protein MRKLWQRVEAVLRRAAPNLRAALPRGTSPTELANAEKQLGLTLPDDIRASYAIHDGTGGADVLPQSAYGGVIGVAQLSLNEVIRDWQMWLDSYERGFDDSRARPKGPIKAKWWNPRWVPVTWDGGGDHLCLDLDPDVGGTVGQVICFSHEIGPVDVVAESWQVFLERYAADLEANRLRFNTDGELIAAS, from the coding sequence GTGCGTAAGTTGTGGCAGCGAGTCGAAGCGGTGCTACGGAGGGCCGCTCCCAACCTCCGTGCCGCGCTGCCCAGAGGAACATCGCCGACAGAACTGGCGAACGCAGAAAAGCAGTTGGGGCTCACGCTACCAGACGACATCCGAGCGTCATACGCGATTCATGACGGGACCGGCGGGGCAGATGTCCTACCGCAAAGTGCTTACGGCGGGGTTATTGGTGTTGCACAACTCTCGCTGAATGAGGTCATCCGCGACTGGCAAATGTGGCTGGATTCGTATGAGCGCGGGTTCGATGATAGTCGCGCTCGCCCCAAGGGGCCGATCAAAGCGAAGTGGTGGAACCCTCGGTGGGTACCTGTCACTTGGGACGGTGGCGGGGACCACCTGTGTCTCGACCTCGACCCAGATGTCGGCGGAACGGTCGGCCAAGTGATCTGCTTCAGCCACGAAATCGGCCCCGTGGACGTAGTCGCCGAAAGTTGGCAAGTGTTCTTGGAACGATATGCGGCTGATCTGGAAGCAAATCGCCTACGATTCAACACGGACGGCGAATTGATCGCCGCCTCATGA